Sequence from the Candidatus Omnitrophota bacterium genome:
TCCCATTCCTTAGAAAATATCTTAATGAGTCTGTAATCAAGCTTGTTTTCAAGCATATATTGCGCTTCTTCGATTATATTTTTTATTTTTGGCATTTTTCCTTTAAGTTGAATTGATAAATATCTTCTCTAAAATCAATTTAAATCACAATTCTTTTTAAAATGCTCATTTATCTTTTTACCTTATTATTATATTCGATTACCCGCTTGAGTAAAATATTCTACCAATTTCACAACATCGTATATTTCATCGTATATATCTTTATATTTTACTCCTGAATCTGCAAAATAAATTTTAACATCTTTTTGATCCATAAGATGAAAAGCGGCATAACGTATCGCCACCCAACAAGTTTCGCAATCGTTAGTAGCAATCACAATGCCAACCTTTTTGTTCTCCTCTTTTCTTATAGTTTTCACTTCTTTCACAAATGGTAATCTCCTGCCGCTTCAGGTTGATATAGTACCTTTTCAACTTTCCATTTCGCAATGCCTGCGGGAACCTTCCACTCAATAATGTCTCCTACACTATACCCAAGCAATGCCGTTCCAAGCGGAGCCAAAATTGACACTCTGTCTTCGCTAGCATCTGCCTGGTTAGGAAATACTAATTTATAAACAGCTACTTCTCCCTCAGCAACATCAAGTAAATAAATCACAGAATTCATCGTAATAACATCTTTGGGAATATCTTTAAATTTCACTATTTTAGCCTTATCTAACTCGTTTTCCAATTCCTTTAAAACCTTCTCATCTTCTGGACCATAATCTCTTGCGACCATTATCAATTCCCGCAATCTCTTCATGTCGTTATCAGTAATATAGATAATCTTATTAGACATTGCTACCTCCTTTATTCTTCATACTCCATGAATGCTAAAAAAACCGGGTCCAATGTATATTCAGCCTGCAAACCCTTTACAAAACCTCTCAGTTTAAAACCAAAAATCGAATGAAAGAAACCATCTATTCATTGATACCAAAAGAACATATTTAATCTAGGCTACCATAATTCCACATACTCTGCATTAATCTTGACGAAGCTCAGGACTTTTTGAGATCGGAGTCGGGCACTTCAAGACAACCCATAGGTCGATATAATGAACGTTACAATCGTGGTAACCTGAATTACCATGGCTCCTTTTTCTGACAGTACGCCCATCGATAAGGCTGAAAAAGCGACAAGAAGGGAAAACTCGCTTGACTGAGCCAAACGTATTGACAGTTGTTGAGACAACTCAGGTGTTTCACCTGTTTTTCGAAATGCGAAGCGAAAGAAAAAGGCTTTCAAGGGTACTAGAATCGCACCAAAAATGATTGCGGCCAAAAGAAGCCGGGGTTCTAGAAATAAATCCAGTTTTGACCCTATAGCAAAGAAGAAAAGGATCAAGAAAAACTCGCGCAGCGGCTTCAGACGTTCGGCAATGACGAGTGCGACCTTGCAGGAAGCAATCGAGATCCCGGCAACGAAAGCGCCCATCTCGTAAGAAAGGCCGAAGAAGTGAGCGGTTTCTGCCATGAGTAAACACCAAGCCAGTGTCGCAAGAAAAGTATACTCCTGGACTACATCAAACTTCGTAAGTAACGGTATCATCACGAACCGTACACCAAAAAAAGATAACAAACAAAGAAGCGTGAATTTCCCTGTGAGCATCGCGAAAGTTACCAAAACATGATCACTCTGTTCTCCAGTGATGAATAAGATAACAAGAATGGCTAACATATCCTAAATAAGAAGGACGCTGGTCATTACACCACCCATCCTTTTGTGATGGAGCGTAGTAGTGGGAATCAGCTTCAGCCCGACAACCGTGCTTGAGAACATCATGGCTGCACCGAAAATCAAGGAACTGTGTACATCAAACCTGAGTAGCAAGGCAAAAAGAAAGGACACAGCACCAAACAACAATGATGTGCCAAATGTGAGAAGCGAAGTTTTCCGAAAAAGTCTGACCAACTTTGCTGGTTGTAGGTTCAGGCCAAGAAGAAAAAGCAGAAGTATGACTCCGAAATGAGATATTTGTTCGATATGATCAGTCCTACGAATCAAGGCAAATCCGCTTGGCCCAACTACAATGCCGATTGCGATATAGGCAATGATAATTGGCTGCTTTGCATAGAGAAATAGCGTGCCGAGCAAGGCGGCGCCAGCAATGATCACAGTCAACTCGAATATGATACTATCAAGATTCATGATTTTACCCTATCACAAATGGTAATCCCCTTCCGCTTCGGGTTGATATAATGTTTTTTCTTACAAAATAAAGTCCGTAGATAAAAAATTAGATTTCCTATTCTTTACAATTTGGTCAATGATTTCTTTATTTGAATCTGTCTCTTTTGTTGCAACTAAAGACCTAATTGAAAAAACTTTTAGCGCATCTGAAACAGAAAGCGTCCCTTCAGCAGAATCTTTTCTTCCTGTAAAAGGAAAAGTGTCTGGTCCTCTTTGGCACTGACTGTTAATGTTTACCCGGCAAACCTGATTAACCAAAGGATCTATCAAATCTGCAATAACATCTGAATCGTTTCCGAATACACTAACTTGCTGACCGTAATTGGAGTCAATAATATATTGAATTGGTGTTTCGATATCATCAAATGGTACGACAGGGATGACCGGGCCGAATTGTTCTTCTGTATATATTCTCATTTTCAAATTCACGGGATAAAGCAATGTAGGATAATAAAATGTTTTATTAAATTCTCCGCCATGATTATTCACAATTCTTGCCCCATTCGTTTTTGCATCTTCAACTAAGGCGTGCAGATAATCAGTTTTATTGGGTTCAGGCAACGGCGTTATCTGGACACCTTCCTCCCATGGCATGCCGCACTTTAGTTTTTCTATCGCTTCCGCAAACTTCTCAAGGAAAGAATCAACTATGTTGGAATGAACAAAAAGCATTTTCAATGCTGTACAGCGCTGACCATTATATGACAGCGTAC
This genomic interval carries:
- the rnk gene encoding nucleoside diphosphate kinase regulator, which translates into the protein MSNKIIYITDNDMKRLRELIMVARDYGPEDEKVLKELENELDKAKIVKFKDIPKDVITMNSVIYLLDVAEGEVAVYKLVFPNQADASEDRVSILAPLGTALLGYSVGDIIEWKVPAGIAKWKVEKVLYQPEAAGDYHL